The Brachyspira sp. SAP_772 genome includes the window ATAGGGTCAATACCATTTCCTAAACTCTTAGACATCTTCCTTCCGATTTTATCTCTTATAAGTCCATTAAGATAAACATCTTTAAAAGGCACATCATTCATAAAATGAGTACCTGCTATAATCATTCTAGCAACCCAGAAGAATAATATATCATAACCTGTAACAAGTGCAGTAGTAGGGTAGAAATATTTTAACTCTTCATTAACTTCAGGCCAGCCGAAAGTAGAAAAAGGCCATAACCAAGAAGAAAACCAAGTATCAAGCACATCTTCATCTTGATGAATATTTTTGCTTTTACATTTACAGCATTCTGTAATATCAGTTTTTGAAACCATCATCTCGCCGCAGTCATCGCAGTACCAAACAGGAATCCTATGTCCCCACCATAATTGTCTGCTTATACACCAATCTCTAATATCAGTCATCCAGTGATTGTAAGTGTTAATCCATCTTTCAGGATATATTTTTGTATTGCCGTCATTAACAGCCTTATATGCCTTTTCTGCTAATGGCTTCATTTTTACAAACCATTGGTCACTATAATAAGGCTCTACAACATTATGACATCTATAACAGTGTCCTACTTGGTGCTTGATATTATCCTTTCCAACGAATGCACCTATCTCTTCAAGCTCTTTTATAATTAAATCTCTTGCTTCTTTTACAGTTTTTCCTTGATAGTTAGATGGAGTGTTTTCATTAAATGTACCGTCTGCATTAAGTATATTTATTATTTCTAAATTATGTCTTTGAGCTATAGCAAAGTCATTAGGGTCATGAGCTGGAGTAATTTTTAAAGCTCCTGTACCAAACTCTTTATCAACATAAGTATCTTTTACAAGTTTTAATTTTCTTCCAACTATAGGAAGTATTAAAACGTCTTGTTCTGTAAGATGTGCATATCTTTCATCATCTGGGTGAACAGCAATAGCAACGTCTGCCAAAATTGTTTCAGGTCTTGTAGTAGCTATTTCAATATACTCATCTTTTCCTTCTATTTGGTATTTAACATGATATAAAGCACCAGCAACTTCTTCGTGTTCAACTTCATCATTAGCCAAAGCAGTGCCGCAGCTTGGACAATAGTTAATAAGATATTTTCCTCTATATATTAAACCCTGATTATAAAGCTCAACAAATACCTCTCTAACAGCATTGCTTAATCCCTCATCAAGAGTAAATCTCTCTCTCTCCCAATCGCATGAACATCCTATTTTCTCTAATTGCTTTACTATTATAGAGTGATGCTCATTAGCTACTTCCCAAGTTTTTTTAACAAAAGCCTCTCTTCCTAAATCATGCTTATTTTTGCCTTCAGCTTTTAATCTTCTTTCAACAACATTCTGAGTAGCGATTCCTGCATGGTCAGTACCCGGCATCCATAAAGTGCATTTTCCAAGCATTCTATGAAATCTTATAAGTATATCCTGAAGCGTATTATTGAGACCATGTCCCATATGAAGTACGCCTGTAACATTTGGAGGAGGTATGACTATAGAATATGGTTCTTTATTTTTATCCATAACTGCATGAAAAAATCCGCTAGTTTTCCAGAAATTATATAATTTGTCTTCAATGTTCTTAGGGGTGTATGGCCCTTCTAAAGTATGTTTCATATTCTTTTTCCTCCAATGAATCAATATAATTAAATAAATATATAATAATCTTCAAAATTGATATGATATTTTATACTATATACAATATTTTTCAATTATTAATTTTATTGTGATTAAAAAATAGTAACAAGTATGTTTATGTTAATAAAATTTTAATGGGCATAATTTAATTTTTTGATATATGTACTAAATTAAAAATAACATTGTATATAAAAACATCTAAAATTAAACTGAAACACTATATTACTTATTTCATAGATTCTTTATGTAAATTGTCAAAAAAACATTTTCTGTTACCCAATACAGTTATATTGCCTCCTAATCCCCCATTAAAAGGCCTATTTTTAGTAACATCTATATACTTAGAATATTCTTTTATTTTTTGAAATATATTATTTCCTTTATAAGTGTTTATTATTACTAAAGAAACACCTTTATTATCATATTCTTCTACAGCCCAATTATCGCCAATAGAAATATCTCCAACTCTTTCATATCTTCTATATTTACAATTTAAACATTCTTCTTTTACGCCAGTATGATTTAGAAATGCTTTCATATATGAGCTGTTCTTTTCAATATATTCTTTGTTCTTTAATCTAAAATATATTCCTCCTGCCTCCCATCCGAATTTATCTTTGTCTCTAAAACTTATATACTCCATATCTTTTATTTCATCATCAGTAAATCTGTCTTTTAAATATTTTTCCCATATTTTCTGAGGAACTATACTATCGCAAAATAAATCTATAGTAATTAAATTATCATAATCTTTAGATAAATATGATTTTAAAGCAGATACTTGACAAGGACATCCGCTAAATAAAACTAATTTTTTATCAGAAAGCATTTTTTTTATCTCTATAAAAGTATTTCCTAAATTACTTTCTATATACTTAGAGCCTCTTAATTTGTCTAAATCTTTTTTATTATTAATAAATATATGTTCAACTCCAAGCCAATCATCGGTAAAACTAACTCCGCATACATATCCGTTATTATCGAATACATAATCAGCTAAAAGAGTAAACACTCCACCCGAAGAGCTTTTCATTCTTATTTCATCATTTGCCCTTACATCATATATTAACTGATTGAAATCTTTATTAAAATTATCATTTAGAGCATGACATTTTTTTACACATAGTCCGCAGTTAGTACATTTTTCTTCATTTATAATAGGATGATAAACACATTCTTTGGATTCTTTCATTTCTATAGCATTATGCGGGCATATTTGATAACAAACTCTGCATCCTGTACATTCTGCTTTATTTAAAATATCTATACTGTTATTTTTCATCGCTAAAATCCTAAAAATAAAAAACAACGCTTCAATATATTTTACAATATTGAAACATTGTTTTTATTTGAATGATAAAAGTATATAATTATCTCTTGTCATTTATTATTCCTAACTTATCATATTTTTATATGATATCACATATTATAATAAACACAAGTTATAAAAATAATAAAGCAAAATACATTATAAAACTTTTTAAATATATGAATTATTATTATTCACCAAAATCAAATATATCTAAGTATAAACCTATTTGAGCACCTATATCAACAGACCCCAACTTTCCGGGATATGCATATCCTGCTCCTAATGCAGATAAATTATCTTTTATTTGCATATTTGGTATATCAAAGTTAACATATAATGATAAACTTATAATAGATAAGTCTATACCTGTATAAAGTCTTATATAAGGTATTAAAACATTATTAAATCTTGATGAGAAATTTCCTCCGCTTAAAGTAGTATTATTATTTCCTTCCCAATATTTACCTATAAAAGGAAATTTAACACCCCCTCCTATGCCTAATTGAAATATTGAAGGACGCCATCTAAAATTAAGACCTGTCATAACAGTATCAAATTCATGTGTAAAGTTTTGTGAACCATTATCAAATTTAAATGTATCTCTATACCAACCAACATCTACACCTATAGATACATCGTTATATTCATTTACATTAAAAGTAACTCTGGGATTAAATATAACTCCCATTTCAAATGCAGTTTTTGGTGATAATGTTAAATTTGGATTTAAATCATTGTTTTGATAGAGACTAGGAATACTTCCGCCCAATGGTATATACATTCCTATTCCAATAGAGTTAGAGTATGCTAATACAGATGTTACCAGCAATAAAGAAATTGATACAATTAGTTTTTTCATAATTTTTTTCTCCTTAGTTTTTCTACTTAAACAATTGTAGCGTGTAATTATAAAATTGTCATTGATTTGAATAATGAATAAAAGCTTGTATATTACCTAAATTAATTTTGTAATTTTTTAAAGCTAATTTCAATACAAATCATTTTTTATTTTTAACCTCCTTTTTATTATTTTACGCTTTATTTTATGATTATTAGACGTATATAAAAAATAAAAGTTCCAAGAAAAAATAAAAAAACTTAATTTTTTTCTACACTATACTAGGGTATAGCAAATAGATTTTTTAAAATATTGTTTGTATATTGGCATAAAATATATTAATCATTTTTTTATATCCTTATGATTAAATTATTTTGCAATATAAATAAAATTATGCTTTATTTGTTAATAATTGTTAAGTTTTGATATCTTTATATCTAATTAAGTTTTAATATTTTAATATATATATTGTTTATATATTAAAATATTCATTTTTATGATTGCTTTAAATAGTTACATCTATAATGCCGATGATATAAAAGATACTTTATATATAATTTTATATAGTTTTAATATATTTGTTTATAGTATATAATAAAGTAATTAAGGTTTTGTAAATTATGAATTATATTTTTCATAGCGTAATTATAGAATTAGGTGTATCTACAATAGCAGCTGTTATAGCATTTGTAGCTATAATAGTGCATTTTTATATATTTTTTAAGTTATTTCAAGAAAGTCAGTTAACAGCTTTAGCACTTTCTATACTATGTTTTATTTTTACACTTTCAGAAACAATAAATATTATAGTTGCTATTTCAATACAAAATACGCAATTATCTCTTTTAATGTATAGAATAGAACAAATAGCCGTATCATTAACAATACTTCCTTGGATTAGATATACAAAAAATAGTCTAAAACTAAATGATAAATTGCATTCTTTTTTGGATAGGGCAGAAAGTGCAGCTATATTTTTATCTATGGTAATATTAGTTATTGCTTTAATATATTCACAATTATTTGTTTCAACAACAGATGTAATAACAACATTAAATAGTTCTGCTTCTAATAGTGTTAAGATAAGAGGGGAAATAGGACCTATATATATTTTTAGAGATTTTATATTTTCAGTTTATAGTGTAATAATAATATGTATGCTGCTTTATGAAATATTTGTTAATAAGATATATAAAGTTAATATAGGTACATTAGTATTATTTTCTATAATAACACTTGCTTTTTTTGATGATTTTAATGGAATTTCTAAATATACTAGTAATTATTTATTATTTCCAGCTTTTTCTTTTTCTAGATTTTCTTTAGTTTATATGATTTTTAATGTTTTTTCAGTTTATGGATACACTGTTAATTTTATTAATGCTGTTTATAAGAAATCTGATGCTGAAAAATATGATTTGGAATCAATTAAAGCTCAAGATGCTATTATTATTAATACAGCAATGAATACTTCATCAAAATTACTTGAGATGAAAGAACATTTTTATAGTCTTGTTGGTACTTTAGTAGATAAAGTAAAAAATACAAGTTTATCTGTTAGCAACTTAAAAACAGATATAGCTAAAGTAATAGATAATACTAATGAGTTTATCACTATAGAAAATTTCCAAGTAAATGACGGTAATACAAATATAGAAAAAATAGAACAGCTTATAGAAACATATCCTAGTTTACAAGTTAGTTCTGAAATGCAAAAAAATATGCTTGAAGAGTATATTAATATATTACAAGAATCTGTAAAAGAAGTTTATGTTTTACAATCTGAGAGTGTTCAGATATTAAGAAGTTTTGAAGAGTTTCAGCTTAATATAGAGAAAGAAAGAAATGATATAATAAAAATATTAGATAAAACTTTAGTGTTTAACCAATTATCTTTTCAAATAAATAAGATATTATCATTTATGACAAACATGCAAGATAAAGTAAAAACCCTCTCTATTAATTCTAGTATACAGGCTTCTAAATCTGGAGAATGGTATCATAACTTTAATGTAGTTTCTAAAGAGGTTGCTGATTTAGTAGTAGAGACTGGAAACATTACTGAAAATATGCAAAAACTTTTGTTTCAGATAGAAGAAATTTTTAAAAAGTATAATTATGCCAGCAATAGTATAAAAGCGGGTACTATGGAATTAATACGTGAAACTTCTTCTCATTATAATAGATTAATAAAATTCAATAATACTATGGAAAGACAAAATGATTATAATATTAATATTATAAAGAGTACAGATAAGATGTA containing:
- a CDS encoding valine--tRNA ligase; this translates as MKHTLEGPYTPKNIEDKLYNFWKTSGFFHAVMDKNKEPYSIVIPPPNVTGVLHMGHGLNNTLQDILIRFHRMLGKCTLWMPGTDHAGIATQNVVERRLKAEGKNKHDLGREAFVKKTWEVANEHHSIIVKQLEKIGCSCDWERERFTLDEGLSNAVREVFVELYNQGLIYRGKYLINYCPSCGTALANDEVEHEEVAGALYHVKYQIEGKDEYIEIATTRPETILADVAIAVHPDDERYAHLTEQDVLILPIVGRKLKLVKDTYVDKEFGTGALKITPAHDPNDFAIAQRHNLEIINILNADGTFNENTPSNYQGKTVKEARDLIIKELEEIGAFVGKDNIKHQVGHCYRCHNVVEPYYSDQWFVKMKPLAEKAYKAVNDGNTKIYPERWINTYNHWMTDIRDWCISRQLWWGHRIPVWYCDDCGEMMVSKTDITECCKCKSKNIHQDEDVLDTWFSSWLWPFSTFGWPEVNEELKYFYPTTALVTGYDILFFWVARMIIAGTHFMNDVPFKDVYLNGLIRDKIGRKMSKSLGNGIDPIEIIDEHGADAFRFTLSFITSLGGQDIWLDRELFKMGGKFANKIYNSAKYIFGNIEDNANIKDLDSYTLENKDKWILSRLQKAIESTTQKLKEYRFDEASQTIYKFYWNEFCDWYIEISKFDLKDESKKEKTIAVLLYVLEESMAMIHPFMPFITEEIYSNLPKHNINSKALMIREYPKANNKYIFEDIEKDFNLIQDIVSGIRNSRSSFNLPPNKKLDVIIRYSSDYFKNTSESYKDIISALSLTESLNIVSSKDSERNKGSFVKVFEGGEINVNLVGIIDLEAEKKRLEKEAAGYKKDLEAVNKKLSNENFIKKARQEAIDTENRKKKEFEDKLKGIEEVLASL
- a CDS encoding Coenzyme F420 hydrogenase/dehydrogenase, beta subunit C-terminal domain → MKNNSIDILNKAECTGCRVCYQICPHNAIEMKESKECVYHPIINEEKCTNCGLCVKKCHALNDNFNKDFNQLIYDVRANDEIRMKSSSGGVFTLLADYVFDNNGYVCGVSFTDDWLGVEHIFINNKKDLDKLRGSKYIESNLGNTFIEIKKMLSDKKLVLFSGCPCQVSALKSYLSKDYDNLITIDLFCDSIVPQKIWEKYLKDRFTDDEIKDMEYISFRDKDKFGWEAGGIYFRLKNKEYIEKNSSYMKAFLNHTGVKEECLNCKYRRYERVGDISIGDNWAVEEYDNKGVSLVIINTYKGNNIFQKIKEYSKYIDVTKNRPFNGGLGGNITVLGNRKCFFDNLHKESMK
- a CDS encoding methyl-accepting chemotaxis protein, which encodes MNYIFHSVIIELGVSTIAAVIAFVAIIVHFYIFFKLFQESQLTALALSILCFIFTLSETINIIVAISIQNTQLSLLMYRIEQIAVSLTILPWIRYTKNSLKLNDKLHSFLDRAESAAIFLSMVILVIALIYSQLFVSTTDVITTLNSSASNSVKIRGEIGPIYIFRDFIFSVYSVIIICMLLYEIFVNKIYKVNIGTLVLFSIITLAFFDDFNGISKYTSNYLLFPAFSFSRFSLVYMIFNVFSVYGYTVNFINAVYKKSDAEKYDLESIKAQDAIIINTAMNTSSKLLEMKEHFYSLVGTLVDKVKNTSLSVSNLKTDIAKVIDNTNEFITIENFQVNDGNTNIEKIEQLIETYPSLQVSSEMQKNMLEEYINILQESVKEVYVLQSESVQILRSFEEFQLNIEKERNDIIKILDKTLVFNQLSFQINKILSFMTNMQDKVKTLSINSSIQASKSGEWYHNFNVVSKEVADLVVETGNITENMQKLLFQIEEIFKKYNYASNSIKAGTMELIRETSSHYNRLIKFNNTMERQNDYNINIIKSTDKMYNSISDMSTIIVNEENDFMNIKTKIEEFNEYISDISQNANNQNIDIKNIMKDMNKLVATSEDFEDITNKLDDETKKLLEYSDNLKKVINEYSKVI